A genomic window from Tolypothrix sp. PCC 7910 includes:
- a CDS encoding glycoside hydrolase family 15 protein → MNTTSELYTRLENYYQQIKTIILSRQNPITGLLPASTAITAHGDYTDAWVRDNVYSILAVWGLALAYRKIDENKGYTYELEHSAIKLMRGLLFAMMRQVHKVERFKHTQSPLDGLHAKYNTATGDIVVGDDEWGHLQIDATSIFLLILAQMTASGLQIIYTIDEVNFVQNLVYYIGRAYRTPDYGIWERGNKINRGNAELNASSVGMAKAALEAINGLDLFGVRGSQASVIHVLPDEIARARLTLESLLPRESGSKEIDAALLSIISFPAFAVEDEKLRDRTLNDIINKLQGKYGCKRFLRDGHQTVLEDNQRLHYEPWELKQFEHIECEWPLFFTYLLLDGLFRNDKAQVEYYQERLEVLLVERDGLQLLPELYYVAEENIEAEKAAPQSQPRLPNENVPLVWAQSLYFLAQMLNDGLIAIGDIDPLGRYLSIGKQRESLVQIALIAEDEDLQAKLEVYGIESQTPKQLEPIQVRNAGDLSAIYTQIGRNDKLGLTGRPVRRLRSLTTSRIFRILDQTIVFLPSFLDAQQFYLTLDYHFLLDQIRSELAYIQKYWSDLGRPTLTLMLTHTMLEIGSDALLELMQELKDGVCHGVRVKLGRLNQLMLTAAIQRIDFLPDDEFSLPAVKDAGLHCYYLAYHPGKNWQLEHTQEFQMECETNLGFLLSALRASENIYEQIELLQTLKRLQGLDFDTGFGGPQSIVTVDNLLDEVYTKAGDLGLWAIVRRVAGLRQMVDIGLSDAVTSILVRGKQISVGRAYSEDSLIAVPKSHHEIAEKINNFCREDIRDRVLTQEIIIYLGVLIRAEPELFQGLLTLKVGYLILLITSKLARELKVTQDEAYEYLMQLSPFEVKTRLQNVLAEYAGMSKLLRQQESLHVKQKESDIDWVLPFTNDADIEVPAGGWRRFRQAEGATGRVPKDFFQQVWLLMKHCKGIVIGDKLERRNRLDSELMLSEMTPGERNFALLVEHLLNKIEAPEYRQVNIEALVELATIAANNPKLQIEEYMVLDVLIGHAVRLAWLDAHPERGDRYDEDKANAWRSFYNTSPRDCASYILKAFRFLTEFVQEL, encoded by the coding sequence ATGAACACTACGTCCGAATTGTATACTCGCCTAGAGAATTACTATCAGCAAATCAAAACAATTATTCTTAGCCGTCAGAATCCCATTACTGGTTTGCTACCTGCGAGTACAGCTATAACAGCCCACGGTGATTATACAGATGCCTGGGTGCGAGACAATGTTTATAGCATTTTGGCAGTGTGGGGTTTAGCACTTGCGTACCGCAAGATTGATGAAAATAAAGGCTATACCTATGAACTAGAACATAGTGCAATCAAGCTGATGCGTGGATTGCTGTTTGCAATGATGCGACAAGTTCATAAAGTAGAAAGATTTAAACATACTCAGTCACCCCTAGATGGCTTACATGCCAAATACAACACTGCTACTGGTGATATTGTGGTAGGTGATGATGAATGGGGACATTTACAAATAGATGCAACATCAATATTTTTGTTGATATTGGCTCAAATGACCGCTTCCGGATTGCAAATAATTTATACCATTGATGAAGTTAATTTTGTCCAAAATTTGGTTTACTACATTGGACGAGCCTATCGCACACCAGATTACGGCATTTGGGAACGTGGTAACAAAATAAATCGTGGTAATGCGGAGTTAAATGCTAGTTCTGTCGGGATGGCTAAAGCGGCGTTAGAAGCCATCAACGGGTTAGATTTATTTGGTGTGCGTGGAAGTCAAGCTTCAGTAATTCATGTTCTCCCAGATGAAATTGCGCGCGCTCGCTTAACGTTAGAATCGCTATTACCTAGAGAATCTGGCTCAAAAGAAATAGATGCGGCGCTGTTGAGTATTATTAGCTTTCCCGCTTTTGCAGTAGAAGACGAGAAACTACGCGATCGCACCCTTAACGATATTATTAACAAACTCCAAGGTAAATACGGCTGTAAACGCTTCCTGCGAGACGGACACCAAACCGTGTTAGAAGATAACCAACGTCTACATTACGAACCTTGGGAACTAAAGCAATTTGAGCATATAGAGTGTGAATGGCCTTTATTTTTCACTTATTTATTGTTAGATGGCTTGTTTCGCAACGATAAAGCACAAGTTGAATATTACCAGGAACGTTTAGAAGTCTTACTTGTAGAACGCGATGGCTTGCAGTTATTACCAGAACTATATTATGTTGCCGAAGAGAATATAGAAGCGGAAAAAGCTGCACCTCAAAGCCAACCTCGGTTACCTAATGAAAATGTCCCTTTAGTATGGGCCCAAAGTTTATATTTTCTCGCCCAAATGTTAAATGATGGACTAATCGCTATTGGTGATATTGACCCTTTAGGTAGATATTTATCTATCGGTAAACAAAGAGAATCCCTTGTACAAATTGCCTTGATTGCAGAAGATGAAGATTTACAAGCAAAACTCGAAGTTTACGGCATTGAAAGCCAAACCCCTAAGCAATTAGAACCGATACAAGTGAGAAATGCAGGGGATCTTTCCGCTATTTATACCCAAATTGGACGCAATGATAAACTGGGGTTAACAGGTCGACCAGTCCGCCGCTTACGCAGTTTGACTACATCTCGCATTTTTCGGATTCTCGACCAAACAATTGTATTTTTACCATCTTTCTTAGATGCCCAACAGTTTTACTTAACTCTTGATTACCATTTCTTGCTCGATCAAATTAGGAGTGAACTCGCTTACATTCAAAAATACTGGAGTGATTTAGGTCGGCCTACTCTCACTTTGATGTTAACCCATACTATGTTAGAAATCGGTTCTGATGCCTTATTAGAGTTAATGCAAGAACTAAAAGATGGTGTGTGTCATGGAGTCAGAGTAAAATTAGGGCGATTAAATCAGTTAATGTTAACAGCAGCGATTCAAAGAATTGATTTTCTGCCAGATGATGAATTTTCCCTACCAGCAGTTAAAGATGCGGGGTTACATTGCTATTATTTGGCATATCACCCTGGAAAAAATTGGCAATTAGAGCATACCCAAGAATTCCAAATGGAATGTGAAACCAACTTGGGATTTTTACTATCTGCTTTACGTGCTTCCGAAAATATTTACGAGCAAATTGAGTTATTGCAGACTTTAAAGCGCTTGCAAGGACTAGATTTTGATACTGGGTTTGGTGGCCCTCAATCTATTGTCACTGTAGATAATTTACTTGATGAAGTATATACCAAAGCTGGGGATTTAGGACTTTGGGCGATCGTGCGCCGGGTTGCAGGTTTGCGACAAATGGTAGATATTGGTTTGTCCGATGCTGTCACCAGTATTTTGGTCAGGGGTAAGCAAATTTCTGTAGGTAGAGCTTACAGCGAAGATTCATTAATCGCAGTTCCCAAGTCTCACCATGAAATAGCCGAGAAGATTAATAACTTTTGTCGTGAAGATATCCGCGATCGCGTTCTGACTCAAGAGATTATCATCTATCTGGGTGTGTTAATTAGAGCAGAACCCGAATTATTTCAAGGATTGCTGACGTTGAAAGTCGGCTACCTCATCCTTTTAATTACCAGCAAACTAGCCAGAGAGTTAAAAGTAACTCAAGATGAAGCCTATGAATATTTAATGCAACTGTCGCCGTTTGAAGTGAAAACGCGGTTACAAAATGTCTTAGCCGAATATGCTGGTATGAGTAAGCTTTTACGCCAGCAAGAATCACTACACGTCAAACAAAAAGAAAGTGATATTGATTGGGTATTACCATTTACCAATGATGCGGACATTGAAGTACCAGCAGGTGGATGGCGGCGATTCCGTCAAGCTGAAGGCGCAACCGGACGCGTACCCAAAGACTTTTTTCAGCAAGTTTGGCTATTGATGAAACATTGCAAAGGTATAGTAATTGGCGATAAATTAGAACGCCGCAATCGCTTGGATAGTGAATTAATGCTGTCAGAAATGACACCAGGAGAAAGAAATTTTGCTTTATTAGTTGAGCATCTACTCAATAAAATTGAGGCTCCAGAATACCGCCAAGTTAATATCGAAGCATTAGTTGAGCTAGCTACGATCGCAGCCAATAATCCCAAGCTGCAAATAGAAGAATATATGGTCTTGGATGTATTAATTGGTCATGCCGTCAGATTAGCATGGTTAGATGCCCATCCCGAAAGAGGCGATCGCTATGATGAGGATAAGGCCAATGCTTGGCGATCGTTTTACAATACTTCTCCTAGAGATTGCGCTAGCTATATTTTGAAAGCCTTCCGCTTCTTGACGGAGTTTGTCCAAGAGTTATAA